GGGATTAGAGTGGGTGTTTTTGGCTGATTCCGGCTCCGTCTCCATGGAAGTGGCCATGAAAATGGCCGTGCAATATTGGTACGGCACGGGGCGGCCGGAAAAACACCGTTTCATATCTCTTCGTAAGGGATATCATGGAGATACTACGGGAGCAATGTCTCTTTGCGATCCTGAAACAGGTATGCACTCCCTCTTTATGGGGATTCTCCCCAAACAAATTTCCATTCCTGCTCCGGTAACTCCCTTTTCTGAGGAAACCCTCTACCAAAATGACGTAGATGCCTTAAAAAAAGCCTTTGAGACCTATCATGGAGAATGTGCCGCCTTTGTTCTTGAACCGATTATTCAAGGCGCAGGCGGTATGAACATCTACAGTCCGGCATACCTGCGGGAAGTACGACGTCTTTGCTCAGAATATGATGTGCTCCTCATTGCCGATGAAATCGCCACGGGGTTTGGCAGAACAGGAGAGCTTTTTGCATGTAATCATGGCGGTATATCCCCTGATATCTGCTGTGTGGGAAAAGCCCTGACGGGAGGATACCTTACCTTAGCAGCAACCCTCGCAACAGAAGAAGTGGCCCATGGGGCATGTCATCAGGGACAACCGCTCATGCACGGACCAACCTTTATGGCAAATCCTCTCGCCTGTGCTGTGGCCAGAGCATCCCTGAACCTGCTCCGTACCGAGCCATGGAAAGAGCGCGTTATCCGTATAGAACAGCAGATGCACACACAACTTTCGAAACTTGCACTTCTTCCTTCAGTGGCTGATGTCCGATGTCTTGGAGCCATTGCGGTCATAGAAATGACCGCCCCTGTTGACCCGGTTACGATACAAGAACGGTTTGTCGCAGAAGGGGTATGGGTTCGTCCCTTTGGAACCCTGGTCTATCTCATGCCACCTTTTATTATAACTCCGGAAGAGCTTACATCTCTTTGTTCAGCTGTGGTACGAGTACTTTCTGAGTGATGGATACTCTTTTTTTACGGTGGCAAAGCTTTTTTGGGCCCTCGCCGCCCCCGATACACTCTTGTATCTTCTACTCTGTTGTACCGTACTACTTCTGCTTCGAAAACGATACCATGCAGCTCGCTATTGCGGTCTCTTCTTAGCATTCTGTGCAACGTTTATACTCATATTCCCCCTTGGCGTATGGCTTATCGCCCCCTTGGAAAACCACCACCCCCGTCCAGCAAAACTTCCCGAACATATCGATGGGGTGATACTCCTGGGAGGAAGTGAACGTCCCGTTCATACGGAGTATCGGGGGGCACCACAGCTGAATGAAGCCGGAGAACGGCTTATCACCTTTGCCAGCCTGGCAAACCACTACCCCCACGCACAACTCATCTACTCCGGGGGAAGTGGTTCTCTTACTCGTCAAGCCTATGGAGAATCGGAGGTTGGACGCATGGTTATGGAAAAACTCGGAGTAGACCTCAAGCGCATTCATTTTGAAAATGAGAGCAGAAACACCTATGAAAACATTCGCAACAGTGTGGAGAAACACCCGGAAATTCTCCAGGGAGAGTGGCTCTTAGTTACAAGTGCGGCACACATGGTTCGTGCTATGAAAGTATGTGCTGCCTTTAATTTCTCCCCCACTCCTTACCCAACAGATTACCGTAGCAGTGGTGAAAATCTTGAAATTATCACCTGGAATTTTGCCCAGAATCTCTCTCTGCTTCGCCATGCGTGGCGGGAGTGGCTCGGCCTTTTTGCATACTTCCTGAGTGGAAAAACAGAAAGTTTTCTCCCTTCACGAAACCCCCTGTAGTATTTTGAATTAGAACAATTTTTACGAAGTAGTAGCATTTACAAAAATCTATGGTATAGTATGTACCATTTACTTCTTCAGGAAAAAAGGAGGCCCTCTTATGGGTAAAAAACGAGCAGTAAAAAATCTCTCTCCCAAAACAGAAAATTGGGAATTTACATCAAAGGACATGGATGCGGAAGGCATCAAGAATAGTTTTCTTAACAAGATTAAGTATAATCTCGCAAAGGACTCAGAAACAGCAACCCTCGTTGACAGTTTTAATGGGCTCTCCTTTGCAATTCGAGACCGCTTGGTTGAGCGATGGATTCAAACCCAAAAGACCTACGCATCTGAAAACCCCAAACGGTGTTATTACCTCTCCCTGGAATTTCTCATGGGCCGTCTTTTAGGAAATAACATCTCGAACCTTGGTATTACCTATGAATCGAAGGATGCCATGGAAAAGCTCGGTTTAAGCCTTGAGGAATTAGAAGATGAAGAGATTGATGCAGGACTGGGAAATGGTGGTCTTGGTCGTCTCGCTGCATGCTTTCTCGACTCAATGGCAACCCTTGAACTGCCTGCTATTGGCTATGGGATTCGCTATGAATATGGGATTTTTATGCAGAAAATCATTAACGGCTATCAGCAGGAGATCCCCGAGCAATGGCTTATTAATGGTAATCCCTGGGAAATAGAGCGACCAGAATATCAATATCGGATTCGCTTTTACGGACATGCTGGCACCTATAAAGATTATGATGGCACGGAACGACGCACCCTCTACGACACAAAAGATATTATGGCTTTGGCCTACGATGTCCCCATTCCGGGATACAAAAATAACACCGTAAACACCTTGCGTCTTTGGTCAAGTAAAGCCATTGATGAGTTTGATCTTGCCGATTTCAATCAGGGTGACTACATCGGCTCATGTGAAGATAAAATCAACAGTGAAAACATTTCCAAAGTACTCTATCCCAATGATAATAATCATAGTGGAAAAGAACTGCGTCTCAAGCAGCAATTCTTCTTCACCTCTGCATCCCTGCAAGATATTATTCGCAGACATTTCAAAGCCAATGATTCCTTGGATAATTTTGCAGAGAAAAATGCAATACAGCTGAATGATACGCACCCAGCCATTGCCGTGGTAGAACTCATGCGCCTCTTTGTTGATGAGTACAAACTGAAATGGGATCATGCATGGGGAATTGTCCAGAAGACCTTTGCCTACACAAACCATACACTTCTTCCGGAAGCTCTCGAAAAGTGGTCTGTTGCCCTTATGCACAACCTACTTCCCCGCCATATGGAAATAATTTATGAGATAAACAGTCGCTTTCTTCGTCAAGTATCCTTCCGGTTTATCGGTGATGATGATCGTCTGCGTCGTATGTCTATTATTGAAGAGGGACCGGAAAAAATGGTGCGTATGGCCTATCTTGCCATCGTTGGAAGTCATAGTGTAAACGGAGTAGCGGCACTACATACAAAGCTTTTAAAAGAGGGGCTTGTTCGTGATTTCTATGAAATGTGGCCAGAGAAATTCAATAACAAAACCAATGGTATAACCCCCCGCAGATGGCTTCACCAGGCAAACAGACCTCTCTCGGACTTTATCTCTGAAAAGATCGGTACGGAGTGGCGCAAAGATCTTTCTCAGCTGAAAAAACTTGAGCCCTTTGCAGATGATCCTGCCTTTCAGAAACAATGGATGGAGTATAAGTTTGGTGCCAAGAAGCGCCTTGCTGCGAAACTGAAAAAATGGGATAATATTGACCTCGATCCATCCATGTTTTTTGATGTGGAAATAAAACGTATTCATGAGTACAAGCGTCAACTGCTCAAGGTGCTTCATACGATCCATCTCTATTTAAAAATTAAGGATGGGCATACCGAGGGCTTTGTACCGCAAACAATCATGATTGGCGGAAAGGCTGCTCCCGGCTATTATATGGCGAAACAAATTATAAAACTGATTAACAATGTTTCCCGTATAATAAATGAAGATCCTGATACTGATGGACTGCTTCGTCTCTACTTTGTACCGAACTATCGTGTATCAGCCGCACAATACCTTATCCCGGCGGCAGATTTATCGCAACAGATTTCTACAGCGGGGAAAGAAGCTTCCGGTACGGGGAATATGAAGTTTGCTCTCAATGGAGCCCTTACCATAGGAACCATGGACGGTGCAAACGTTGAGATGGCTGAAGAAATTGGAGAGGAACATATGTTTATTTTTGGACTGCGCAATGAAGATGTCCAGAAAGTTTATGAAGAAGGACATAATCCTTTTCACTATTATGAGACGTCTCCTCGCTTAAAACGGGTTATCGACTTAATTAGTCATAACTATTTCTCTCAGGATGAGGGAGATATATTCCGTGATATTGTTAATAACCTTCTTTACGAGGACAACTTCCTCGTGACGGCTGATTTTGATGCGTACATCGATACGCAAGAGAAGGTACATGAACTCTATCGAGATAACCCTGATGAGTGGGCACGAAAATCAATACTTAATGCTGCGCGGATTGGAAAATTCTCTTCCGATCGGACAATTTCGCAGTATGCTGAAGAAATTTGGGATGTTACTCCCCTACCAGTGAAAGATGTTGAAGCGTAAGGAGCACAGCGGGGGAGAACCCCCCGCTTCTCCCGATCAAAAGGAGTTACCACATGGATGAAAACAACACTCAAGACCGAGCCCCGCGCAAAAAGCTTGATCGTCCCGTTGAATTTATTATTGATGCTGATGTCATTGCCGCACAGGGGCTCAATATATCAGAGACAGGTATCAGCTTTGAAACTGAAGAGCCGATCACCATTGTAATGCGCCTCAAGGATCGTGATAAAAGCGAGTACCGTGCAGAGCTTATCTGGGCGCAAAAAAATGAAGCAGGCGCCATGTCATACGGCCTTCGATTTTTAGGGAGTGAACCGGACTATACTGAGTCGTAAGGACGACGTCCTACGGCGTAATATCCTTGTTCCACCGTGTAGAATGATCCCATAACCAGAATTTTGGAGCAGTTACTAAGATACGCTGATGCATCTTGAAAGGTATCGCAACAGTGAGCACGGGGTATCTGCTGTTGTAGTAATGCCGGTGAAAGGCTGCGAGGAGTAGTAAGCCGAATGGCTGCTATGTCTTTAAAGGTTCTTTCTACGATGGAAAGAACCCCCGTATAATCCTTGTCTTTCATCATGCCAATGATACACCCCCAGTCATTGCTGTCTGAAACGAGACGGCATACATTCTCAACCGCCTCCGGTGTATGACACGTATCAAAAAGATACTCCTTCCCTCCGTGCATAAACCGTTCTATACGTGCTGGAATATAAACATCTTGTATGCCTGTACGAATAATCTCCGAGGAAATACCTACCTGTTTCAAAGCCGGAATAATCGTTCCTAAATTCGAAGCTTGTACCTCCCCCAACAAAGGAAGCATATACTCCTCGCCATATTCATACGTAATATATTGCACTGCCCCTTCAAACCGTACATGAAGTGGCCGCATCCCCGGAATATACGTAGCTCCTATTTCGTGGGCTCGCCTTTTTCCCTGCTCATGCACAGCAGTACTATTGAGCGCACTTACCACCACGGGCACGCCCGGTTTGACGATACCCAATTTCTCCTCGGCAATTTCTGTTAGAGTGTTTCCCAGATACTCCATATGATCCATGGAGATTGAAGTGATACAGGCAACCTCTGGGATAAGACAGTTTGTCGCATCAAGGCGTCCCCCCATACCTGTTTCAAGAACAACCCATTCACACCTATGGGCTGCAAAAAGCAGGAGGGCAAGGAGGGTTGATATTTCAAAAAAAGTTAGCTCTTCACGATCACACAGGGGCCGTACTTCTTCCCATAGAGTCATCCACTCTGTATCTGCAACAGGCGTACCATTAATACAAAAACGTTCTCGAAAATCACAGATGTGGGGTGAAGTAAACAGCCCCGTGTGAAACCCTGCTGCCCGAAGAACCGCCGCAGCCATAGCTGAAGAGGAGCCTTTCCCGTTGGTACCGGCAATATGAATCACCCCATATCGTTTCTGAGGATCTCCCACAGCATGAAGAACTCGTTTCATTCGTTCCAACCCGGGACGTATGCCACGGCGACGACGGAGAAAGATATCTTTCAGAACAGCCTCTTTATTCATTTGTGGTCTTTTCCTCTTTGTTCATATCCCAACATAATATATTTTTTCACACCAATATAATACATTGGAGACGCCATGCTGCCCTACATTTCCATCCTCCTTACGATTATCCTCTTTAGCACCATTGAGGTAACAGTAAAGCTTCTCCCCCATGATGCCATTGACCCCTACTTTCTTGCATCTCTCCGTTTTCTTATTCCTGGAGTTCTTATCACTGCAGGAACCCTTTCTACCTGCAAAACCATCTCCCTGCGACATTATGGCCGCTTTATACTTGCCGGAACCATCGGCATTGGTGCAACCTTCGGAGTATATCACTATCTACTAACAACCAGTGTACGTGCCGAAGAGCTTGCCCTGGTGTTCAGCTCTAACCCTCTTTTTGCAAGTATTTTTGCTGCGTGTATGCTCCGTGAAAAGCTTCCCAAGGCAGCCCTCTTTGCCATGGCCATGGCCCTTGTGGGCGTCTACATTGTGCACAACGGCTTTGCCCCGCTTACCACAGATCGCCTCTCTACAATTCTCCTTATGGTTTTCACCGCCCTTTCCTTTGGCTTTTATACCACTCTCAGCAAAAGCCTTGTAGCACATTACGGAACTCTTGCAACCACGGGTATGACTTTTCTTATCGGCGGCCTCACCCTTCTTCCCATAAGCCAAAGTTTTCATATTACTGACCTTGGAACCACACTTCCCACTCTGGCATATCTCATTTTTGGAGCAACCTTGGCAGGGTATCTCTTTTTCTTCTACGGCCTACACCGGGTTTCAATTCATGCAGGAACTTCCCTGTTTTATGCAAAGCCAGTTTTTGCCACAATCTTTGCGACCCTCCTCCTTGAGACAGCACCGCCAAATGCCTCATTTTATGTAGGAATGCTCTGTATTTTTGCGGCCCTCACCATTCTGATAACCCCTTGGAGCCTGTATGCAGTCAAATACTAAACCGGTCACCGTACAAACCATCACCTACAGCGTTATTCTAGTTGCTCTCACGGTATACCTCCTCATGATCACACGATCATTTCTTATCCCTTTAGTTATAGCAGGTATCTTGTTTTTATTTTTACGAATACCTCTCGGGGAATTGCGAAACTCCTGCAAAGAAAAGAGAGGGCCTCACTCCTTAATAAAGCCGCGACCCCCGTGGCAAATATCGCCACGATTATTCTTCTTTCCTTTGTGATTATCGGGTTTGCCTCAATTATCAATACGAATGCCCGGGCGATTCGTCGAAATATTCCCAAATATGAACGAACCCTCCGTGAGAAGATTGATCATTTCAACCAGATTCTTGGTACAAATATTCATATCAGTACGGGCTTTGAAGAAGCCGAGGAGAGCGCTCCCTTTGTCCCCCAAAGAGACCTTGCCTTGGATGAACCCTTCCATCGCCCTGTGCGAAGACTCTCTCAGCTTACAGAAGCGTATCAACATACCCCCGAAACGGAAGAGGACGAACAAGGCGAGGAAAATCTCCTTACCCGGCTTATGGCGCATAGCCCTGAGTGGCTTCAGGGGCATCTCCAGAACATACAAATACCGAGTTTAGTACAACTAACCTTCAGTACCATCGATCTCAGCTTTCTTCAAAGCCTCGGCGGTTTTTTCACTGACATGGCCCGATCCACCACCTTTACCTTTATCTACCTCCTTCTTCTTATACTTGAGCGTAAGAGCCTCCGCCAAAAGCTCGAAAAATTAACACGTATTCGCGGGGCCTCGCATATGATGGATGTGGGAAATAAAATTAACCGTGATATTTTAGGCTATTTAAAAATTAAAACCCTGGCCTCCCTGCTTACTGGCCT
The Chitinivibrio alkaliphilus ACht1 DNA segment above includes these coding regions:
- the bioA gene encoding adenosylmethionine--8-amino-7-oxononanoate transaminase → MTDRELLAYDRTHLWHPYTSTTAPQPVLPVAGAEGSTLILRDGTRLIDGMSSWWAAIHGYGHPVLDKALHEQADAMSHVMFGGLTHEPAVELAKELVEITPQGLEWVFLADSGSVSMEVAMKMAVQYWYGTGRPEKHRFISLRKGYHGDTTGAMSLCDPETGMHSLFMGILPKQISIPAPVTPFSEETLYQNDVDALKKAFETYHGECAAFVLEPIIQGAGGMNIYSPAYLREVRRLCSEYDVLLIADEIATGFGRTGELFACNHGGISPDICCVGKALTGGYLTLAATLATEEVAHGACHQGQPLMHGPTFMANPLACAVARASLNLLRTEPWKERVIRIEQQMHTQLSKLALLPSVADVRCLGAIAVIEMTAPVDPVTIQERFVAEGVWVRPFGTLVYLMPPFIITPEELTSLCSAVVRVLSE
- a CDS encoding YdcF family protein translates to MAKLFWALAAPDTLLYLLLCCTVLLLLRKRYHAARYCGLFLAFCATFILIFPLGVWLIAPLENHHPRPAKLPEHIDGVILLGGSERPVHTEYRGAPQLNEAGERLITFASLANHYPHAQLIYSGGSGSLTRQAYGESEVGRMVMEKLGVDLKRIHFENESRNTYENIRNSVEKHPEILQGEWLLVTSAAHMVRAMKVCAAFNFSPTPYPTDYRSSGENLEIITWNFAQNLSLLRHAWREWLGLFAYFLSGKTESFLPSRNPL
- a CDS encoding glycogen/starch/alpha-glucan phosphorylase, giving the protein MGKKRAVKNLSPKTENWEFTSKDMDAEGIKNSFLNKIKYNLAKDSETATLVDSFNGLSFAIRDRLVERWIQTQKTYASENPKRCYYLSLEFLMGRLLGNNISNLGITYESKDAMEKLGLSLEELEDEEIDAGLGNGGLGRLAACFLDSMATLELPAIGYGIRYEYGIFMQKIINGYQQEIPEQWLINGNPWEIERPEYQYRIRFYGHAGTYKDYDGTERRTLYDTKDIMALAYDVPIPGYKNNTVNTLRLWSSKAIDEFDLADFNQGDYIGSCEDKINSENISKVLYPNDNNHSGKELRLKQQFFFTSASLQDIIRRHFKANDSLDNFAEKNAIQLNDTHPAIAVVELMRLFVDEYKLKWDHAWGIVQKTFAYTNHTLLPEALEKWSVALMHNLLPRHMEIIYEINSRFLRQVSFRFIGDDDRLRRMSIIEEGPEKMVRMAYLAIVGSHSVNGVAALHTKLLKEGLVRDFYEMWPEKFNNKTNGITPRRWLHQANRPLSDFISEKIGTEWRKDLSQLKKLEPFADDPAFQKQWMEYKFGAKKRLAAKLKKWDNIDLDPSMFFDVEIKRIHEYKRQLLKVLHTIHLYLKIKDGHTEGFVPQTIMIGGKAAPGYYMAKQIIKLINNVSRIINEDPDTDGLLRLYFVPNYRVSAAQYLIPAADLSQQISTAGKEASGTGNMKFALNGALTIGTMDGANVEMAEEIGEEHMFIFGLRNEDVQKVYEEGHNPFHYYETSPRLKRVIDLISHNYFSQDEGDIFRDIVNNLLYEDNFLVTADFDAYIDTQEKVHELYRDNPDEWARKSILNAARIGKFSSDRTISQYAEEIWDVTPLPVKDVEA
- a CDS encoding PilZ domain-containing protein codes for the protein MDENNTQDRAPRKKLDRPVEFIIDADVIAAQGLNISETGISFETEEPITIVMRLKDRDKSEYRAELIWAQKNEAGAMSYGLRFLGSEPDYTES
- a CDS encoding bifunctional folylpolyglutamate synthase/dihydrofolate synthase; this translates as MNKEAVLKDIFLRRRRGIRPGLERMKRVLHAVGDPQKRYGVIHIAGTNGKGSSSAMAAAVLRAAGFHTGLFTSPHICDFRERFCINGTPVADTEWMTLWEEVRPLCDREELTFFEISTLLALLLFAAHRCEWVVLETGMGGRLDATNCLIPEVACITSISMDHMEYLGNTLTEIAEEKLGIVKPGVPVVVSALNSTAVHEQGKRRAHEIGATYIPGMRPLHVRFEGAVQYITYEYGEEYMLPLLGEVQASNLGTIIPALKQVGISSEIIRTGIQDVYIPARIERFMHGGKEYLFDTCHTPEAVENVCRLVSDSNDWGCIIGMMKDKDYTGVLSIVERTFKDIAAIRLTTPRSLSPALLQQQIPRAHCCDTFQDASAYLSNCSKILVMGSFYTVEQGYYAVGRRPYDSV
- a CDS encoding DMT family transporter — encoded protein: MLPYISILLTIILFSTIEVTVKLLPHDAIDPYFLASLRFLIPGVLITAGTLSTCKTISLRHYGRFILAGTIGIGATFGVYHYLLTTSVRAEELALVFSSNPLFASIFAACMLREKLPKAALFAMAMALVGVYIVHNGFAPLTTDRLSTILLMVFTALSFGFYTTLSKSLVAHYGTLATTGMTFLIGGLTLLPISQSFHITDLGTTLPTLAYLIFGATLAGYLFFFYGLHRVSIHAGTSLFYAKPVFATIFATLLLETAPPNASFYVGMLCIFAALTILITPWSLYAVKY
- a CDS encoding AI-2E family transporter: MANIATIILLSFVIIGFASIINTNARAIRRNIPKYERTLREKIDHFNQILGTNIHISTGFEEAEESAPFVPQRDLALDEPFHRPVRRLSQLTEAYQHTPETEEDEQGEENLLTRLMAHSPEWLQGHLQNIQIPSLVQLTFSTIDLSFLQSLGGFFTDMARSTTFTFIYLLLLILERKSLRQKLEKLTRIRGASHMMDVGNKINRDILGYLKIKTLASLLTGLVSFAILTIFGVDFASFWAVLIFTLNYIPTIGSIIAVIFPILLSIVQFDSLITVAVLATALTSVQLAVGNVIEPRFLGKTLNLSPIAIFLFLIIWGQIWGVVGMFLAVPIMVVINIVLSNFPQTRALAVILSGDGTLTTTSNLTILSPEEEEEQTRDTQSDPSSS